A part of Leishmania braziliensis MHOM/BR/75/M2904 complete genome, chromosome 30 genomic DNA contains:
- a CDS encoding GTPase activator-like protein, which produces MGFYSTSSRQWADIEAERLQEYVGVLEACGLGLDSSKLESSEVSRFIDVDVPRTMPSLNFFIADENRSEVSYDDSTEGAVHFTPSQHALRRILISTALVNKSLGYVQGMNDYVGYLLYAFAEGKASNVTASVESGTFFCFQTLLAYLGDDFCRAFDFDAACGLTSTMRLFDNVLRFFDPSLFEHLEHLGITAEHYALRWIILLFMQEFNMADGLRVWDFLLSFGDEVRNAAFFVAAAMCHHVRSSILAVNVMSDALPLLQAYPAGDVDLFLRIALKWIVKFDFNLLQELRQLSPESVQALRRSHGLEQGMDFVKMMQSWVPSMF; this is translated from the coding sequence ATGGGATTCTACTCGACATCCTCACGGCAATGGGCTGACATTGAAGCCGAACGACTCCAAGAGTACGTTGGGGTGTTAGAGGCCTGCGGTCTTGGACTCGATTCTTCCAAGCTCGAATCAAGCGAGGTATCACGCTTCATTGACGTGGACGTGCCTCGCACCATGCCCTCCTTGAACTTTTTCATTGCAGACGAGAACCGATCGGAGGTGAGCTACGATGACAGTACGGAAGGGGCTGTGCATTTTACTCCCTCGCAGCATGCGCTGCGCAGAATACTGATAAGCACAGCATTGGTCAACAAGTCCCTCGGATACGTTCAAGGAATGAACGACTACGTGGGCTACCTCCTTTACGCCTTTGCTGAAGGGAAGGCCTCGAATGTCACGGCCTCCGTCGAGTCGGGCACCTTCTTCTGTTTCCAAACGCTTCTTGCGTACCTTGGCGACGACTTCTGTCGCGCATTCGACTTTGACGCAGCGTGTGGGCTCACCAGTACTATGCGGCTGTTTGACAATGTCTTGCGGTTCTTCGATCCCTCGTTGTTTGAGCACCTCGAGCATCTGGGCATCACGGCGGAACACTATGCACTACGTTGGATCATCCTCTTGTTCATGCAGGAGTTCAACATGGCCGACGGGCTGCGTGTTTGGGACTTTCTTTTGTCATTTGGCGATGAGGTCAGAAACGCCGCCTTCTTTGTGGCGGCCGCAATGTGCCACCACGTGCGCAGCTCGATTTTGGCGGTCAACGTGATGAGTGACGCTTTACCGCTTCTTCAGGCGTATCCGGCCGGGGATGTGGACCTTTTTCTGCGTATAGCGCTGAAGTGGATTGTAAAGTTCGATTTCAACCTGCTACAAGAACTGAGACAACTGTCTCCCGAGagtgtgcaggcgctgcgacGCAGCCACGGGCTAGAACAAGGGATGGATTTTGTGAAGATGATGCAGAGTTGGGTACCATCTATGTTCTAG